A region from the Saccharomonospora azurea NA-128 genome encodes:
- a CDS encoding oxidoreductase produces the protein MAGSGPGGTFTMAGGPTVSRMGYGAMQLAGPGVFGPPKDRDEAIAVLRTAVELGVDHIDTADFYGPHVTNELIREALAPFGEDLHIVTKVGAVRDENGGWPHARSPEQLRQQVESNLRTLGVDVLDVVNLRVGGGPDGHSPVPGSLAEPFGALAEMREQGLIRHLGVSVVDEEQVREAQSIAPVVTVQNWYNVAHRGDEALIASLAEQGISYVPFWPLGGFSPIQSDTLTSVAKDLGASPQAVALAWLLHQSPNICVIPGTSSVAHLRENVAAAALELPDDALAALDGIAG, from the coding sequence ATGGCGGGCAGCGGTCCGGGTGGGACGTTCACGATGGCCGGAGGTCCCACCGTGTCCCGGATGGGATACGGCGCGATGCAGCTGGCCGGGCCCGGCGTGTTCGGGCCGCCGAAGGATCGTGACGAGGCGATCGCCGTGCTGCGCACCGCCGTGGAACTCGGTGTCGACCACATCGACACCGCCGACTTCTACGGCCCGCACGTCACCAACGAGCTGATCCGCGAGGCGCTCGCGCCGTTCGGCGAGGACCTGCACATCGTCACCAAGGTCGGGGCCGTGCGCGACGAGAACGGTGGTTGGCCGCACGCGCGCTCGCCCGAGCAGCTCCGCCAGCAGGTCGAGTCGAACCTGCGCACGCTGGGCGTGGACGTGCTCGACGTCGTCAACCTGCGCGTCGGTGGCGGTCCCGACGGGCACTCGCCCGTGCCCGGTTCGCTCGCCGAACCGTTCGGTGCGCTGGCCGAGATGCGGGAGCAGGGGCTGATCCGGCACCTCGGGGTCAGTGTCGTCGACGAGGAGCAGGTGCGGGAGGCGCAGTCGATCGCGCCGGTCGTCACCGTGCAGAACTGGTACAACGTCGCGCACCGGGGTGACGAGGCGCTCATCGCGTCGCTGGCCGAGCAGGGCATCTCCTACGTGCCGTTCTGGCCGCTGGGCGGCTTCAGCCCGATCCAGTCCGACACCCTGACCAGCGTGGCGAAGGACCTCGGCGCCTCGCCGCAGGCGGTGGCGCTCGCGTGGTTGCTACACCAGTCGCCCAACATCTGCGTCATCCCCGGCACGTCGTCGGTGGCGCACCTGCGCGAGAACGTCGCCGCGGCGGCGCTGGAGCTGCCGGACGACGCGCTCGCGGCCCTCGACGGCATCGCCGGCTGA